Proteins encoded within one genomic window of Ranitomeya variabilis isolate aRanVar5 chromosome 4, aRanVar5.hap1, whole genome shotgun sequence:
- the LOC143765543 gene encoding uncharacterized protein LOC143765543 yields the protein MCRADCKCVFNLQNHQDTAAAHQDTAAAHQDTAAAHQDTAAAHQDHKTMSSSDSPPPQQQRVSEAESDEELSEGGETGGEMQVEEEPSAAAAAPAAAAEGSPRQSQSRRTRRHGRPSASQRAPAEEEDDDDDDIDVDCLIEEVREREPLWNMADRRHADTGVTRRLWDEVCRTLFPRRESLHPQQQSKLVGKVRKRWRSLRDRFKREFNDEMKAPSGSAGRKRSRYKYGQALSFLRRTMLSRVTFSSHRAPASSSAPSEAIPPESATEGHVGRPHTSVPSSDPSVLSSDPSVPSTSSAPSSGALLQASLLASDAEQLAFPLPHPSDPATSTPPLGSWRQRQRGQERSYAPEFLHLNASFQGSFKILGEQVTAGFNMVQSRISETSQETSSRLDRLHSAVSPDPANLFFQSMLMSMEKLSFEQQMRVMNTCHNAALQAINESTHTPHHTSTPIPHQAPFPHHTPHYQTQPQYPHQQHYQTQLQSPHQHHYQTPRHSHYPTQSQYPTQSPQQSRPLDQITSPMFSLLNFSLPPTPTPPPSGQPLGLTPTSTAPQTSRVSPPIDVVQPSGTSSSHISTQHFENL from the exons atgtgtcgagcagattgcaagtgtgtctttaacttacagaaccaccaggacacagccgctgcccaccaggacacagccgctgcccaccaggacacagccgctgcccaccaggacacagccgctgcccaccaggaccacaaaacgatgtcctcttctgacagccctcctccacagcaacagcgtgtatcg gaagctgaatcagatgaggagctgtcagaagggggcgagacgggtggagagatgcaagtggaggaggaaccaagt gctgctgctgctgctcctgctgctgccgctgaaggctctcccagacagtcccagagtcggcggactcgtcgccacggtcggccatca gcttcacagcgtgctcccgcagaagaggaggatgatgatgatgatgacattgatgtagactgtctcatcgaggaggttcgtgagcgggagccgctgtggaacatggctgaccgcaggcatgcagataccggtgtcacccgtcggctctgggacgaagtgtgtcgcaccctgtttccaaggcgggagagccttcatcctcagcagcagagcaaactag ttggaaaggttaggaagcggtggcggtcactgagggatcgctttaagagggaattcaatgatgagatgaaggccccgagtggctctgcaggaaggaagaggagcagatataaatatggccaggccctctccttcctgaggcgaaccatgctaagcagagt caccttctccagccaccgggcgcctgcatcttcctctgcgccctctgaagcgatccctcctgagtccgccactgagggccacgtcggtaggccccacacctctgtcccctcctctgacccctctgtcctctcctctgacccctctgtcccctccacttcatccgccccaagcagtggagcattattgcaggcttcattgctcgcatctgatgctgaacagttagcgttccctttaccccacccctctgatcctgccacctcgacaccaccattaggttcgtggcggcagcgccagaggggtcaggaaaggagctatgctcctgagttcttacacctgaatgcatccttccaaggctctttcaaaattttgggagagcaagtgactgctggtttcaacatggtgcaatcacgcatcagtgaaacaagccaggaaaccagcagtcgcttggataggctgcattcagctgtaagtcccgatccggccaacctttttttccaatccatgctcatgagcatggagaagctttcttttgagcaacagatgcgggtaatgaatacctgccataatgctgcactgcaggccattaatgaatcgacccacacacctcaccacacctccactccaattccacaccaggccccatttccacaccataccccccattaccaaacccagccccaatacccacaccagcagcattaccaaacccagctccaatccccacaccagcaccattaccaaaccccacgccactcccactaccctacccagtcacaatacccgacccagtccccacaacaatcccggcccctagaccaaattacttccccaatgttttccttactgaacttttctcttccacctaccccaacaccacccccctctggtcagcctcttggtttaacccccacttccactgcaccccaaacaagtagggtttccccacctatcgacgtggtccaaccttccggcacatcctcctctcatatctccacccaacactttgaaaatttgtaa